A genomic segment from Candidatus Poribacteria bacterium encodes:
- a CDS encoding M14 family metallocarboxypeptidase: MRDYTEITERLKRLDVSMALLGTAHGYPIHQICLASPSAQAARQVLITGGMHGDEPAGVEAVLQFLERDNTPLLKNFSFLVIPCINPYGYVHNTRETFDGVDINRAFEAEDIAEVAIVKQALGQTQFSLAIDFHEDYDATGFYLYEGKRDEKYIGPELAAAAKAVGPIDPDDPGEDAPDLAEGVYKVATSWGTQGLTPYLLHFHSEHVIISETPTVWELQQRASLHLTILDTALNILSERDV, encoded by the coding sequence CTGGGGACTGCCCACGGTTATCCGATACATCAGATTTGCTTAGCGTCCCCATCTGCACAGGCAGCGCGACAAGTGCTTATCACGGGTGGTATGCACGGCGATGAACCCGCTGGTGTTGAGGCAGTCTTACAATTCCTTGAACGTGACAACACCCCACTCCTGAAAAACTTCTCATTTTTGGTGATTCCGTGCATTAACCCCTACGGTTACGTTCACAACACGCGTGAGACGTTTGATGGTGTAGACATCAACCGCGCCTTTGAAGCAGAAGATATTGCTGAGGTCGCTATTGTCAAACAGGCACTCGGTCAAACCCAATTCTCGCTCGCAATAGACTTCCATGAAGACTATGATGCGACTGGATTTTACCTCTACGAAGGCAAACGGGACGAAAAATACATTGGACCCGAGCTCGCCGCTGCTGCGAAAGCAGTTGGTCCCATAGATCCAGATGACCCGGGTGAAGATGCTCCAGACCTTGCCGAAGGTGTCTACAAAGTCGCCACTTCATGGGGTACGCAAGGTTTGACCCCTTACCTGTTGCATTTTCACAGTGAACATGTTATCATCTCTGAGACACCAACGGTCTGGGAACTTCAACAACGCGCATCGCTCCATTTAACAATACTGGATACCGCGCTAAACATCCTATCGGAAAGGGACGTATAG
- a CDS encoding mandelate racemase/muconate lactonizing enzyme family protein has product MEDQQILSNVNTASQPSALKITDMRIVRTQTGGPILKLDTNQGIYGLGEVRDGASPTYALMLKSRILGENPCNVDKIFRQIKQFG; this is encoded by the coding sequence ATGGAAGATCAACAAATACTGTCAAATGTCAATACTGCTTCTCAACCTTCGGCACTCAAAATCACTGACATGCGTATTGTGCGGACCCAAACGGGGGGTCCTATCTTGAAATTGGACACCAACCAAGGTATTTATGGGCTTGGCGAGGTTCGTGATGGTGCGAGTCCGACGTATGCGTTGATGCTCAAAAGTCGGATTCTGGGTGAAAATCCGTGTAACGTCGATAAAATCTTTCGACAGATTAAACAGTTCGGTCA